The following are encoded together in the Desulfurellaceae bacterium genome:
- the msrP gene encoding protein-methionine-sulfoxide reductase catalytic subunit MsrP: MLIRSPRGWEMPQRLATPEAVYWNRRRFLQALGLTGLSVLGVGCDSPAESRPADELGALRGLPEPSPTTDLYPAPRAERYTLDRPLTRERVAATYNNFYEFSPRKEHVARLVSNFRTRPWQIEVAGLVNKPQTLDIDELVRRMPLEERLYRHRCVEAWSMAVPWTGFPIKAFIDLVEPLSSAKFMHMLTFNNADQAPGMRDTSYPWPYFEGLSLAEATNELSLFVTGIYGHELTKQHGAPIRLVVPWKYGYKSIKSIVRIEFTDQQPGTFWSSLIPWE; encoded by the coding sequence GTATTGGAACCGCCGCCGGTTTCTCCAAGCCCTGGGGCTGACCGGCCTGAGCGTCCTGGGCGTGGGCTGCGACAGCCCGGCCGAGAGCCGGCCGGCTGACGAGTTGGGGGCGCTTCGGGGCCTGCCCGAGCCTAGCCCGACCACCGACCTGTATCCGGCTCCGCGCGCCGAGCGCTATACGCTGGACCGGCCGCTGACCCGCGAGCGGGTGGCCGCCACGTATAATAATTTCTACGAGTTCTCGCCCCGCAAAGAACACGTCGCCCGCCTGGTGTCCAATTTCCGAACCCGACCGTGGCAGATCGAGGTGGCGGGCCTGGTCAACAAACCCCAGACCCTGGATATTGACGAGCTGGTGCGCCGCATGCCGCTCGAGGAGCGGCTGTACCGTCACCGGTGTGTCGAAGCCTGGTCCATGGCCGTTCCCTGGACGGGTTTTCCGATCAAGGCATTCATCGATCTGGTCGAACCCCTGTCCTCGGCGAAATTCATGCATATGCTGACCTTCAACAACGCCGACCAGGCCCCGGGGATGCGGGACACGAGCTACCCCTGGCCGTATTTTGAGGGCTTGAGCCTAGCCGAGGCGACCAACGAGCTGTCGCTGTTTGTGACCGGTATTTACGGCCATGAATTGACCAAGCAGCACGGCGCCCCGATTCGCCTCGTCGTGCCCTGGAAGTATGGCTATAAGAGCATCAAGTCGATTGTCCGTATCGAGTTCACCGACCAGCAACCCGGCACGTTCTGGTCCTCCCTCATTCCCTGGGAGTAG